A genome region from Alistipes dispar includes the following:
- a CDS encoding alpha-L-arabinofuranosidase C-terminal domain-containing protein, translated as MKKLLLPPVFALLCLSSHAQENRITIDAGASLGEISPYVYGQFVEYMGRCIDGGIFDEDSPLSDSRGFRRDVLEKVKELSPTMLRFPGGTAVKTFHWEDGVGPKEERKARKNLIWGGINDFHFGTCEFIEYCREIGAEPCLVVNLSTGSPDEAANWVEYCNGTENTYYANLRRSHGYPEPFGVKYWALGNEEGAEPDAGRHQDPRKYVEDVWHFIKLMKLTDPSIKLIANGEGGDMRWNETVLDGLGGAVDYISYHNYVNTEEGKPYSLFRKIKAADRGLAALGAFIRENCPDSVDNWQVWYRFPPRQDRIRIAFDEWGIWEAGGPPYGTTNTYEWRHGLATAYFLNAIHRNARHVGIANWAQMVNILAPIMTDETASVRQTTFFPLREYRAKGLKESVKAEAVSPAMDTDVGSLDVSATIDRERGRLNLFVVNLNPKALKTRIVFENCKADKLIRTTVLSAASLDARNTLDDPAGNVVATATDTDPGKADEITFKGESVTICEFALSCR; from the coding sequence ATGAAAAAACTGCTTCTGCCGCCCGTTTTCGCACTGCTCTGCCTGTCATCGCACGCCCAGGAAAACAGAATAACGATCGACGCAGGCGCCAGCCTCGGCGAGATCTCCCCGTACGTGTACGGACAATTCGTGGAATACATGGGACGCTGCATCGACGGAGGCATTTTCGACGAGGACTCGCCGCTGTCCGACAGCCGGGGATTCCGCCGCGACGTGCTGGAAAAGGTGAAGGAGCTCTCCCCGACGATGCTGCGGTTCCCGGGCGGAACGGCGGTCAAGACCTTCCACTGGGAAGACGGGGTGGGTCCCAAAGAAGAGCGCAAGGCGAGGAAGAACCTGATCTGGGGCGGCATCAACGATTTTCATTTCGGCACGTGCGAGTTCATCGAGTATTGCAGGGAAATAGGCGCAGAGCCCTGCCTCGTGGTGAACCTCTCCACCGGATCGCCCGACGAGGCGGCCAACTGGGTCGAATACTGCAACGGAACGGAAAACACATACTATGCCAACCTCAGGCGTTCGCACGGATACCCGGAGCCTTTCGGCGTGAAGTACTGGGCGCTGGGGAACGAGGAGGGGGCCGAACCCGACGCGGGACGCCATCAGGACCCCCGGAAATACGTGGAGGACGTGTGGCATTTCATCAAACTGATGAAACTGACGGACCCGTCCATCAAACTCATCGCCAACGGCGAAGGGGGCGACATGCGCTGGAACGAAACGGTTCTGGACGGCCTGGGCGGAGCCGTGGACTACATCTCCTACCACAACTACGTGAACACGGAGGAGGGAAAGCCCTACTCCCTGTTCCGGAAGATCAAGGCGGCGGACAGGGGGCTCGCCGCCCTGGGCGCCTTCATCCGGGAGAACTGCCCGGACTCCGTTGACAACTGGCAGGTATGGTACCGCTTTCCCCCTCGCCAGGACCGTATCAGAATCGCTTTCGACGAATGGGGAATCTGGGAGGCCGGAGGACCTCCCTACGGGACGACCAACACCTACGAATGGCGTCACGGGCTGGCGACGGCGTATTTTCTCAACGCCATCCACCGCAACGCCCGCCACGTAGGAATAGCCAACTGGGCGCAGATGGTGAACATCCTCGCCCCGATCATGACCGACGAAACCGCCTCGGTAAGGCAGACGACGTTCTTCCCGCTCCGGGAATACCGCGCGAAAGGACTGAAAGAGAGCGTAAAGGCCGAGGCCGTATCCCCCGCAATGGACACGGACGTCGGTTCGCTGGACGTCTCCGCGACCATCGACCGGGAGCGCGGAAGGCTCAACCTGTTCGTCGTCAATCTCAACCCGAAGGCCCTGAAGACGCGCATCGTCTTCGAAAACTGCAAGGCGGACAAGCTCATACGGACCACCGTGCTGTCGGCCGCATCGCTCGATGCCAGGAACACGCTGGACGACCCAGCCGGGAACGTCGTCGCAACGGCCACGGACACCGATCCGGGAAAGGCGGACGAAATCACGTTCAAGGGGGAATCCGTCACGATTTGCGAGTTCGCGCTCTCCTGCCGATGA
- a CDS encoding cation:proton antiporter: MIPLLAHIDLTLPLEDPILKFLLILVIILAAPLILNKLKIPYLLGLIIAGAVIGPHGLNLVLRDSSIILSGTAGLLYIMFLSGLDMDMSDFRRNSWRSLVFGLYTFCVPLGLGILAGYYVMGFPLYSSILLAGLFASQTLVAYPIVSKLGIARDKAVTIAVGGTVITDTLALLLLTVIVGMATGNVDDMFWWRLGASVLLCIVIIVFLFPLLAHWFFKQVSDSVSQYIFVLAMVFLGAFFAQLAGLEPIIGAFLSGMALNRLIPRTSPLMNRVEFVGNAIFIPFFLIGVGMLIDYRAFFRDWESIEVAAIMIALITAAKFIAAWLTQKSFRLSKDQRTVIFGLSSAHVAATLAAVMVGYNVILGHTPDGEPIRLLSESVLNGTILMILATCIVSTFATQRGAHNIAMNHAQDDAEKAPRREDHILIPVANERSVDELVGLSAMLKRPKEPNGLYALHAIDNKAEDPNIEKQARKVLDIAATTAAAGDLYLQQLLRYDVNISNAIVSVVRERNITDIVLGMHQRTPGMPAIPAIPGIPGASGPGIGRMVTDVLMQSNVTTFIYSPAQPLATVKRHLIVVPEKAEKEAGFQAWVHRIRQLAENSGAKIVFFASEGTLEHLRPRRGRKLPANIGFVAFDRWDDLPSLEHDLRNDDCLWFVMSRRERVSYHPAMNRIPGYLEQYFAGYSYVLLYPVQAGATESRYL, translated from the coding sequence ATGATCCCGTTACTCGCACATATAGACCTGACGCTGCCGCTCGAAGACCCGATCCTGAAATTCCTGCTCATTCTGGTCATCATCCTCGCAGCGCCGCTGATTCTGAACAAGCTCAAAATCCCCTACCTGCTGGGGCTCATCATCGCCGGAGCGGTGATCGGCCCCCACGGACTGAACCTCGTGCTGCGCGACAGCAGCATCATCCTCTCGGGCACGGCCGGACTGCTCTACATCATGTTCCTCTCGGGACTCGACATGGACATGTCCGACTTCCGGCGCAACAGTTGGCGCAGCCTCGTGTTCGGCCTCTACACCTTCTGCGTCCCGCTCGGGCTGGGCATCCTGGCCGGGTACTACGTGATGGGGTTCCCGCTCTACTCCTCGATCCTGCTGGCCGGGCTGTTCGCCTCGCAGACGCTCGTGGCCTACCCCATCGTCAGCAAGCTCGGCATCGCCCGCGACAAGGCGGTGACGATCGCCGTGGGGGGCACGGTCATCACCGACACGCTGGCCCTGCTGCTGCTCACCGTGATCGTCGGCATGGCCACGGGCAACGTGGACGACATGTTCTGGTGGCGGCTCGGCGCCTCGGTGCTCCTCTGCATCGTCATCATCGTCTTCCTCTTCCCGCTGCTGGCCCACTGGTTCTTCAAGCAGGTCAGCGACAGCGTCTCGCAGTACATCTTCGTTCTGGCGATGGTCTTCCTCGGGGCCTTCTTCGCCCAGTTGGCCGGTCTCGAACCGATCATCGGCGCGTTCCTCTCGGGCATGGCCCTCAACCGGCTCATCCCGCGCACGTCGCCGCTGATGAACCGCGTGGAGTTCGTCGGCAACGCCATCTTCATCCCCTTCTTCCTGATCGGCGTGGGGATGCTCATCGACTACCGGGCCTTCTTCCGCGACTGGGAGAGCATCGAGGTGGCGGCGATCATGATCGCGCTCATCACGGCGGCGAAATTCATCGCCGCATGGCTCACGCAGAAGAGCTTCCGCCTCTCGAAAGACCAGCGGACCGTCATCTTCGGACTGAGCAGCGCCCACGTGGCGGCCACGCTCGCCGCCGTCATGGTGGGCTACAACGTCATCCTGGGCCACACGCCCGACGGGGAGCCGATCCGGCTGCTGAGCGAAAGCGTGCTCAACGGCACGATCCTCATGATTCTGGCCACGTGCATCGTCTCGACCTTCGCCACGCAGCGGGGCGCCCACAACATCGCCATGAACCATGCGCAGGACGATGCGGAGAAAGCGCCGCGCCGCGAGGACCACATCCTGATTCCGGTGGCCAACGAACGGTCGGTGGACGAGCTGGTGGGGCTGAGCGCCATGCTCAAACGCCCCAAGGAGCCCAACGGCCTCTACGCCCTGCACGCCATCGACAACAAGGCCGAGGACCCCAACATCGAGAAACAGGCCCGGAAGGTGCTCGACATCGCGGCGACGACCGCCGCCGCGGGCGACCTCTACCTCCAACAACTGCTGCGTTACGACGTGAACATCTCGAACGCCATCGTGAGCGTCGTCCGCGAGCGCAACATCACCGACATCGTGCTGGGCATGCACCAGCGCACGCCCGGCATGCCGGCCATTCCGGCGATCCCGGGCATCCCGGGGGCTTCGGGTCCGGGCATCGGCCGCATGGTGACCGACGTACTGATGCAGAGCAACGTCACCACCTTCATCTACAGCCCCGCGCAGCCGCTGGCCACCGTCAAGCGCCACCTGATCGTCGTGCCCGAAAAGGCCGAAAAGGAGGCCGGATTCCAGGCCTGGGTGCACCGCATCCGGCAGTTGGCCGAGAACTCCGGCGCGAAGATCGTCTTCTTCGCCTCGGAAGGCACGCTCGAACACCTCCGCCCCCGCCGGGGCCGCAAACTCCCGGCCAACATCGGGTTCGTCGCGTTCGACCGCTGGGACGACCTCCCCTCGCTCGAACACGACCTGCGGAACGACGACTGCCTCTGGTTCGTGATGAGCCGCCGCGAGCGGGTCTCCTACCACCCCGCAATGAACCGCATCCCGGGCTATCTCGAACAGTACTTCGCGGGATACAGCTACGTGCTGCTCTACCCCGTGCAGGCGGGCGCCACGGAGAGCCGCTATCTGTAG
- the der gene encoding ribosome biogenesis GTPase Der yields MSLVAIVGRPNVGKSTLFNRLVGERKAIVDATAGTTRDRHYGKTDWNGREFSVIDTGGYTVNSDDIFEDEIRRQVMLAIDEADVILLLVEVSTGITDLDELMADILRRSPKKVILVCNKVDNNDQIYSSHEFYALGLGDPYCISSMSGSGTGDLMDAILAALPADDADEAEDDLPRITIVGRPNVGKSSLTNALLGTERNIVTSIAGTTRDSIHTRYNKFGMDFYLVDTAGMRKKGKTMEDLEFYSVMRSIRAIEQSDVCVLMLDAQQGLESQDLNIHNLIVRNRKGCVIVVNKWDLVEKDSNTMKEWTEFLKKRLAPFNDIPIVFTSVLNRQRILDVLQTAIRVHQSRKRRISTSELNEELLPLIENYPPPATKGKYIKIKYVTQLPTPTPQFAFFVNLPQYIKEPYRRFLENNIRERWDFAGVPIQIYFRQK; encoded by the coding sequence ATGAGCCTCGTAGCAATCGTCGGACGGCCCAACGTCGGCAAATCGACCCTCTTCAACCGCCTCGTCGGCGAACGCAAAGCGATCGTCGATGCGACGGCCGGAACCACGCGCGACCGCCACTACGGCAAAACGGACTGGAACGGCCGCGAATTCTCCGTGATCGACACGGGCGGCTACACCGTCAATTCCGACGACATCTTCGAAGACGAAATCCGCCGTCAGGTGATGCTGGCCATCGACGAAGCGGACGTCATACTCCTCCTGGTGGAGGTCTCCACCGGAATCACGGACCTCGACGAGCTGATGGCCGACATCCTGCGCCGCTCGCCGAAAAAGGTGATCCTCGTCTGCAACAAGGTTGACAACAACGACCAGATCTACTCCTCGCACGAATTTTACGCCCTCGGTCTGGGCGACCCCTACTGCATCTCGTCCATGTCGGGAAGCGGCACGGGCGACCTGATGGACGCCATCCTCGCGGCGCTTCCCGCCGACGACGCGGACGAAGCGGAGGACGACCTGCCGCGCATCACGATCGTCGGACGGCCCAACGTCGGCAAATCGTCGCTCACGAACGCCTTGCTGGGCACCGAGCGCAACATCGTCACGTCGATCGCCGGAACCACGCGCGACTCGATCCACACGCGCTACAACAAGTTCGGCATGGACTTCTACCTCGTCGATACGGCCGGCATGCGCAAGAAGGGCAAGACGATGGAGGACCTCGAATTCTACTCGGTGATGCGGTCGATCCGGGCCATCGAGCAGTCCGACGTCTGCGTCCTGATGCTCGACGCGCAGCAGGGACTCGAATCGCAGGACCTGAACATCCACAACCTCATCGTCCGCAACCGCAAGGGGTGCGTGATCGTGGTGAACAAGTGGGACCTCGTGGAGAAGGACAGCAACACGATGAAGGAGTGGACCGAGTTCCTGAAAAAACGGCTCGCCCCGTTCAACGACATTCCGATCGTCTTCACCTCGGTGCTGAACAGACAGCGCATCCTCGACGTGCTCCAGACCGCGATCCGGGTGCACCAGTCGCGCAAACGCCGCATCTCCACGTCGGAGCTGAACGAGGAGCTGCTGCCGCTGATCGAGAACTACCCTCCCCCTGCAACCAAGGGCAAGTACATCAAGATCAAGTACGTCACGCAGTTGCCGACGCCGACGCCGCAGTTCGCCTTTTTCGTGAACCTGCCGCAGTACATCAAGGAGCCCTACCGCCGCTTCCTGGAAAACAACATCCGCGAACGGTGGGATTTCGCCGGAGTGCCCATCCAGATCTATTTCCGGCAGAAATAG
- a CDS encoding beta-N-acetylglucosaminidase domain-containing protein, producing MTRTRFALLAAGLLLCGPLSGQETDFDLAAQRSESQDVRPVPGHAVDHGGLPLNPVPHSLVRGEGRLDVSGGVRLRGEGTRFAADLGFLPLARKGVALSVEFGAKAAARCGVKPLSGAYALRIDGSGIALTGYDERGAFYAVQTLRQIAESPAAAGGLPFVEIADYPDLPTRGVVEGFYGTPWPHAVRLSLIDFYGRFKMNSYLYGPKDDPYHSSPDWRLPYPESEARQIRELVEACRRNYVDFVWAIHPGQDIRWNEEDYRNLVRKFEWMYDLGVRAFAIFFDDISGDGTDPGRQTELLNRLDADFVRAKGDVAPLVVCPTDYSRLWANPTPQGSLAIYGRTLDPSVRVFWTGDVVCSDLTPETLAWVDSRIGRPAFYWWNYPVTDYARHILMQGPVYGLDTTLTTDDLCGFVSNPMEHGEASKLALYGVADYTWNTAAYNPIDNWERGLAELVPEAREAYRTFAIHSCDTETGYRRDESWETETFRIADYTPGQAAALREEFERVVAAPGVLEERCANRELLAELRPWLAEFRKLGERGLRTLDLIACYETGDDAAFWCGYVRNRMSAADRSAYEAHKSGTMKLQPFYEQAMDDMAAGFFTRLTGDRPASARGIGSFPTLATTQSRLMLDHDPGTFYTSGRAQQAGDWIGVDLGTLREVSEVTILQGRNSTDDVDYFDHARLEYSADGRTWHPLLDDLRRQYVIEWCGEPVGARYVRLLRLDSPRTNWAAVRSFEVNPVRAERLGFRVEAADAERALYAFDRDPGTSFRSDGRLAFEVPDGVREYVLLLDLPGEGGLRVRQFAADGSVLSEMAVGEPFFRLALADGAASVALEGPAEVFEIIAR from the coding sequence ATGACCAGAACCAGATTTGCTTTGTTGGCCGCCGGGTTGCTCCTCTGCGGCCCGCTGTCGGGGCAGGAGACCGATTTCGACCTCGCCGCGCAGCGTTCCGAGTCGCAGGACGTGCGACCCGTGCCGGGACACGCCGTCGATCACGGCGGCCTGCCCCTCAATCCTGTGCCCCATAGCCTCGTCCGCGGCGAGGGGCGTCTCGACGTGTCGGGCGGCGTCCGCCTGCGGGGCGAGGGGACGCGTTTCGCCGCCGACCTGGGCTTCCTGCCCCTCGCGCGGAAAGGGGTGGCGCTTTCCGTCGAGTTCGGTGCGAAAGCGGCTGCCCGGTGCGGCGTGAAACCCCTGTCGGGAGCCTATGCGCTCCGGATCGACGGCTCGGGCATCGCCCTGACGGGCTACGACGAGCGGGGCGCCTTCTATGCCGTACAGACCCTCCGGCAGATCGCCGAAAGTCCGGCCGCGGCCGGCGGGCTGCCCTTCGTGGAGATCGCGGACTATCCCGACCTGCCCACGCGGGGTGTCGTCGAGGGCTTCTACGGCACGCCGTGGCCGCATGCCGTGCGGCTGTCGCTCATCGACTTCTACGGACGTTTCAAGATGAACAGCTACCTCTACGGCCCGAAAGACGACCCCTACCATAGCAGTCCCGACTGGCGGTTGCCGTATCCCGAATCGGAGGCGCGGCAGATCCGCGAGCTGGTCGAGGCGTGCCGGCGCAACTACGTCGATTTCGTCTGGGCGATCCACCCCGGGCAGGACATTCGCTGGAACGAGGAGGACTACCGCAACCTGGTGCGGAAGTTCGAATGGATGTACGACCTCGGCGTGCGCGCCTTCGCCATCTTCTTCGACGACATTTCGGGCGACGGCACGGACCCCGGGCGGCAGACCGAGCTGCTGAACCGCCTCGATGCCGATTTCGTCCGCGCCAAGGGCGATGTCGCACCGCTCGTGGTCTGCCCGACGGACTATTCGCGGCTTTGGGCGAATCCCACGCCGCAGGGCAGTCTGGCCATCTACGGGCGGACGCTCGACCCCTCGGTGCGGGTCTTCTGGACGGGCGACGTCGTGTGCAGCGACCTCACGCCCGAGACGCTCGCGTGGGTCGATTCGCGTATCGGCCGTCCGGCATTCTACTGGTGGAACTATCCGGTGACGGACTATGCGCGCCATATCCTGATGCAGGGTCCGGTCTATGGGTTGGACACGACGCTTACGACCGACGACCTGTGCGGCTTCGTCAGCAACCCGATGGAACACGGCGAGGCGTCGAAGCTGGCGCTCTACGGCGTGGCCGACTACACGTGGAACACGGCGGCCTACAATCCGATCGACAACTGGGAGCGGGGGCTCGCGGAGCTGGTTCCCGAGGCGCGCGAGGCGTACCGCACCTTCGCCATCCATTCGTGCGACACGGAGACGGGCTACCGCCGCGACGAGTCGTGGGAGACCGAGACGTTCCGCATCGCCGACTACACCCCCGGGCAGGCCGCGGCCCTGCGGGAGGAGTTCGAGCGGGTGGTTGCGGCGCCCGGCGTGCTGGAGGAGCGCTGCGCCAACCGGGAGCTGCTGGCCGAGCTGCGGCCGTGGCTCGCGGAGTTCCGCAAGCTGGGCGAACGGGGGCTCCGGACGCTCGATCTCATCGCATGTTACGAGACGGGCGACGACGCGGCGTTCTGGTGCGGCTACGTCCGCAACCGGATGAGCGCCGCCGACCGCAGTGCCTACGAGGCCCACAAGTCCGGCACGATGAAGCTCCAGCCCTTCTACGAGCAGGCGATGGACGACATGGCCGCGGGCTTCTTCACGCGCCTGACGGGCGACCGGCCCGCTTCGGCCCGCGGCATCGGGTCCTTCCCGACCCTCGCCACGACGCAGAGCCGCCTGATGCTCGACCACGACCCCGGGACTTTCTACACTTCGGGCCGTGCGCAGCAGGCCGGCGACTGGATCGGCGTCGATCTGGGAACCCTGCGCGAGGTTTCCGAGGTGACGATCCTTCAGGGCCGGAACTCGACCGACGACGTGGATTACTTCGACCATGCGCGGCTCGAATACTCGGCCGACGGACGGACGTGGCATCCGCTGCTCGACGACCTGCGGCGGCAGTACGTCATCGAATGGTGCGGCGAACCCGTCGGAGCGCGCTACGTGCGGCTGCTGCGCCTCGACTCGCCCAGGACCAACTGGGCGGCCGTGCGCTCGTTCGAGGTCAATCCCGTGCGCGCCGAACGGCTCGGGTTCCGTGTCGAGGCCGCGGATGCGGAGCGGGCGCTCTATGCCTTCGACCGCGATCCCGGCACGTCGTTCCGCAGCGACGGACGCCTTGCGTTCGAGGTTCCCGACGGCGTGCGGGAGTATGTGCTGTTGCTGGACCTGCCCGGAGAGGGCGGACTCCGCGTGCGGCAGTTTGCCGCCGACGGCAGCGTGCTCTCCGAGATGGCGGTCGGCGAACCCTTCTTCCGCCTCGCCCTGGCGGACGGTGCGGCCTCGGTGGCCCTCGAAGGTCCGGCCGAGGTTTTCGAGATCATCGCCCGGTGA
- a CDS encoding family 43 glycosylhydrolase — protein MQKLLFAFAAACGCLSAAAQPGTFSNPVIPGDLPDPSVIRVGETYYACGTSSEWAPFYPLFTSRDLVNWTQAGHLFEEQPEWTRSSFWAPELFHRDGRTYAYYTARRKSDGTSYIGVATADRPEGPYTDHGPVVALGTEAIDAFVLEDEGKLYISWKAYGLDRRPIELLACRLSDDGLRLEGEPFSLLRDDARRGLEGQHWMKLGDYYYLIYAVNGCCGPGSDYAVSVARSKNLRGPYEKYAGNPVLHGGEGVQSCGHGTVVTTPDGRMFFLCHAYLSGENFFLGRQPILSRIELGEDGWLHFEGGETALLWRPLPLPGTAQEPVKDFADDFSSPCIRPEWSWNYPYAVPDVEQADGRLCLSGRAKEGVHTGVAFCLRALTTDYTLETACLARPAGWSGLTLYGDDRNLLVWGLQDGRLAVRLVRDGREELLGGPLAVPDDAPVYLRMEVRGGGPAAFAYSLDGNSWQQAGTRPVEPGELLQWDRVARPGLYYEGPETSFAEFEYVRMNRVR, from the coding sequence ATGCAAAAACTACTGTTCGCATTCGCTGCCGCGTGCGGCTGTCTGAGCGCCGCCGCCCAGCCGGGAACCTTTTCCAATCCGGTGATTCCGGGCGACCTGCCCGATCCCAGCGTCATCCGCGTCGGCGAGACCTACTATGCCTGCGGAACCTCTTCGGAGTGGGCGCCTTTCTATCCGCTCTTCACTTCGCGCGACCTGGTGAACTGGACGCAGGCGGGCCACCTGTTCGAAGAGCAGCCCGAGTGGACCCGCTCGTCGTTCTGGGCCCCGGAGCTGTTCCACCGCGACGGGCGGACCTACGCCTATTATACGGCCCGCCGCAAGAGCGACGGCACGTCGTATATCGGCGTGGCCACGGCCGACCGTCCCGAAGGCCCCTACACGGACCACGGTCCGGTCGTCGCGCTGGGCACCGAGGCCATCGACGCCTTCGTGCTGGAGGACGAAGGGAAACTCTACATCTCGTGGAAGGCCTACGGCCTCGACCGGAGGCCGATCGAACTGCTGGCCTGCCGCCTTTCGGACGACGGCCTGCGGCTCGAGGGCGAGCCGTTCAGCCTGCTGCGCGACGATGCGCGGCGGGGGCTGGAGGGCCAGCACTGGATGAAACTCGGCGATTACTACTACCTGATCTATGCCGTGAACGGCTGCTGCGGCCCCGGAAGCGACTATGCCGTTTCGGTGGCGCGGTCGAAAAACCTCCGCGGACCGTACGAGAAATACGCCGGGAATCCGGTCCTGCACGGCGGCGAAGGGGTGCAGTCCTGTGGCCACGGCACGGTGGTCACCACGCCCGACGGCCGCATGTTCTTCCTCTGCCATGCCTATCTTTCGGGCGAGAACTTCTTCCTCGGGCGTCAGCCGATCCTCTCCCGCATCGAGCTGGGCGAGGACGGATGGTTGCATTTCGAGGGCGGCGAAACGGCCCTCCTGTGGCGTCCGCTGCCGCTGCCCGGCACGGCACAGGAGCCGGTGAAGGACTTCGCGGACGACTTCTCCTCGCCGTGCATCCGTCCCGAGTGGTCGTGGAACTATCCCTATGCCGTGCCGGACGTCGAGCAGGCCGACGGGCGGCTCTGCCTGAGCGGCCGTGCGAAGGAGGGCGTGCATACGGGCGTGGCCTTCTGCCTGCGCGCCCTGACGACGGACTACACGCTGGAGACGGCGTGCCTCGCGCGTCCTGCGGGATGGAGCGGCCTGACGCTCTATGGCGACGACAGGAACCTGCTGGTCTGGGGACTGCAAGACGGACGGCTGGCCGTACGCCTCGTCCGCGACGGACGGGAGGAACTGCTCGGCGGGCCTCTCGCCGTTCCGGACGATGCCCCCGTCTACCTGCGTATGGAGGTGCGGGGCGGCGGCCCCGCGGCCTTCGCGTACAGCCTCGACGGCAACTCGTGGCAGCAGGCCGGAACGCGGCCCGTGGAGCCGGGCGAACTGCTGCAATGGGACCGCGTCGCCCGTCCGGGGCTTTATTACGAAGGTCCCGAGACGTCGTTCGCCGAATTCGAATACGTCCGGATGAACCGGGTCCGGTAA
- a CDS encoding site-specific integrase — MEQMDVRVAFYLKKSETNADGCCPVMARLTVGNHSEAAFSAKMSVPVSSWESGRATGKSAATREINRKLDELRASALAIYKEQSAIREVVTAEEVRDLLLGKASGQTTLLGYFQTFIEHFEKRVGVNREKDTLRSYRYARNCVSAFLQTQYKLSDIPFAALDRSFIDRYDLYLRTERRIAPGTIVLLTTKLNTIVGEAVAEGIITADPFAGYEPKRPERVQKYLTADELHRLMTTPLHHPTLYQTRDLFLFSCYTGIPYGDMCRLSEDDLEIAEDGEVWIKTTRKKTKIDYELPLLDIPLRILDKYRGIAPEGKLLPMYGNTTLNRALKRIASICGIEKRLVFHCGRHTYATEITLSQGVPLETVSKMLGHTRIDTTQIYAKVTDDKIGADTQNLDKKLAERFSIAL; from the coding sequence ATGGAACAAATGGATGTAAGGGTCGCGTTCTACCTTAAAAAGAGCGAAACGAATGCCGATGGTTGTTGTCCTGTCATGGCACGGTTGACCGTCGGCAACCATTCCGAGGCGGCTTTCAGTGCCAAGATGTCGGTTCCCGTATCGTCGTGGGAATCGGGCCGCGCCACGGGAAAGAGCGCTGCTACGCGGGAGATCAACCGGAAGTTGGACGAACTGCGTGCCTCGGCACTGGCCATCTACAAGGAACAGTCTGCGATACGGGAGGTCGTGACCGCCGAAGAGGTACGGGATCTGTTGCTGGGCAAGGCTTCCGGACAAACAACCCTGCTTGGTTATTTTCAAACGTTTATCGAACATTTCGAGAAGCGCGTGGGTGTAAACCGCGAGAAAGACACGCTCAGATCCTATCGCTATGCCCGTAATTGCGTCTCCGCTTTCCTGCAAACACAGTATAAACTCTCGGATATTCCCTTTGCTGCCCTCGACCGGTCGTTCATCGACAGGTACGACCTCTACCTTCGGACGGAACGCCGCATCGCGCCGGGAACTATCGTCCTGCTGACCACAAAGCTGAACACGATCGTCGGCGAGGCGGTGGCGGAGGGTATCATCACGGCCGACCCGTTCGCCGGGTACGAACCGAAGCGCCCCGAAAGGGTGCAGAAATACCTCACTGCCGACGAATTGCACCGGCTGATGACCACGCCGCTCCATCACCCGACGCTCTACCAAACCCGCGACCTGTTCCTATTCTCGTGTTATACGGGCATTCCTTACGGGGATATGTGCCGCCTGAGCGAAGACGATCTGGAAATTGCCGAGGACGGCGAGGTGTGGATCAAAACCACGCGCAAGAAGACGAAGATCGACTACGAACTGCCGCTGCTCGATATTCCCCTCCGTATTCTCGACAAATACAGGGGTATCGCGCCGGAAGGGAAATTACTTCCTATGTACGGCAACACTACACTCAACCGGGCTCTGAAACGTATCGCCTCGATCTGCGGTATCGAAAAGCGGCTCGTTTTCCACTGCGGACGGCATACCTACGCCACCGAAATCACGCTTTCGCAGGGCGTTCCGCTGGAAACGGTCAGTAAGATGCTGGGCCACACACGTATCGACACGACACAGATTTATGCCAAAGTAACCGATGACAAAATCGGCGCGGATACGCAAAACCTCGACAAGAAGCTCGCCGAGCGGTTTTCGATAGCTCTGTAA